The Candidatus Neomarinimicrobiota bacterium genome has a segment encoding these proteins:
- a CDS encoding OmpA family protein: protein MRLIQLFISGAIILLIASCVSTGKFQAKVEEADRFQAEVAQLIKEVAALTAERDSLLAEVGRLQGENAELGSRVPSLEEANASLQAAMEASKSEKDQLILQLTNDKQALESELASLQVEHQVLCDRIAKEQQEQAMKMAELQSTYGRLVEGLTEQIELGQIRIDSLLGRLNVHIFDQVLFLSGEAVVRTSGKKVLEAVAKAFETAVGQRIVIEGHTDNVPIGEKLRDRYATNWELSTTRATNVTRYLIEQGGVNPGKISVAAYGEYKPIATNTTKEGRSQNRRIEIHFIPED from the coding sequence ATGCGACTCATACAGCTGTTTATTTCAGGCGCTATCATTCTTCTGATAGCCAGTTGTGTCTCTACTGGGAAATTCCAGGCAAAAGTAGAAGAAGCCGACCGTTTTCAAGCCGAGGTAGCGCAGCTGATTAAGGAGGTAGCTGCCCTGACGGCGGAACGCGATTCGCTGCTGGCAGAAGTTGGCCGGCTCCAGGGAGAAAATGCCGAACTCGGCAGTCGGGTACCGAGTCTGGAGGAGGCCAACGCCAGTCTTCAGGCCGCCATGGAGGCCTCCAAGTCTGAGAAGGACCAGCTGATCCTGCAATTGACCAATGACAAGCAGGCTCTGGAATCTGAGTTAGCCTCTCTCCAGGTAGAACACCAAGTCCTATGCGACCGAATTGCCAAGGAGCAGCAGGAGCAGGCTATGAAGATGGCGGAGCTGCAGAGCACCTATGGACGACTGGTTGAGGGGCTCACCGAACAGATCGAACTGGGGCAAATCAGGATTGACAGTCTTCTGGGTAGGCTGAATGTTCATATCTTCGATCAGGTATTATTCCTTTCTGGTGAAGCGGTGGTCAGAACGTCAGGCAAGAAGGTGCTAGAAGCGGTGGCGAAGGCCTTTGAAACGGCGGTAGGCCAGCGAATCGTGATCGAGGGTCATACCGATAACGTACCCATCGGTGAGAAGCTGCGGGACCGCTACGCGACCAACTGGGAGCTGTCCACGACCAGGGCGACCAACGTAACCCGGTACCTCATCGAGCAGGGGGGTGTCAATCCCGGCAAGATTTCCGTGGCTGCATATGGCGAGTATAAGCCGATTGCTACCAACACGACCAAGGAAGGCCGGTCGCAAAACCGCAGAATCGAGATCCATTTTATACCCGAGGATTGA